The proteins below come from a single Paraburkholderia flagellata genomic window:
- the arsC gene encoding arsenate reductase (glutaredoxin) (This arsenate reductase requires both glutathione and glutaredoxin to convert arsenate to arsenite, after which the efflux transporter formed by ArsA and ArsB can extrude the arsenite from the cell, providing resistance.): MITIYHNPRCSKSRAACELVSNSTANEPVEMIEYLKQPLTIDQLKALHVMLGGPLLDMIRTSETEYADLSLDAPGVTDDQLYEAIVRHPILLQRPIVVRDGRAVIGRPTENIAALLG; encoded by the coding sequence ATGATCACGATCTACCATAACCCTCGCTGTTCCAAGTCCCGCGCGGCTTGCGAACTGGTGTCCAACTCGACGGCGAACGAGCCAGTCGAGATGATTGAATACCTGAAGCAGCCGCTCACCATCGACCAACTGAAGGCGCTGCACGTGATGCTCGGCGGCCCGCTGCTCGACATGATCCGCACCAGTGAAACCGAGTACGCGGATCTCAGTCTTGATGCACCCGGCGTGACAGATGATCAGTTATACGAAGCAATTGTGCGGCATCCGATTCTGCTGCAGCGACCCATCGTCGTACGCGATGGCCGTGCCGTGATCGGCCGCCCAACCGAAAACATCGCGGCGCTGCTCGGTTGA
- a CDS encoding NADPH-dependent FMN reductase has product MAYKIAVVVGSLRKDSFNRQLAHAVTSLAPADFTFEYLDIGVLPLYSQEYDADYPEVARRFKQQVEAADGLLFVTPEYNRSIPGALKNALDWGSRPWGSNSWRGKPGAVLGTSPGATGTALSQQHLRNVLAYLDVVLLGQPEMFIKHDTGRINEKGEIVNEHTRKFLQGFVDTYVAWIKHQLGR; this is encoded by the coding sequence ATGGCCTACAAGATCGCAGTCGTGGTTGGCAGTCTGCGCAAGGATTCATTCAACCGGCAACTCGCGCACGCGGTGACATCGCTGGCCCCCGCTGATTTCACTTTCGAGTATCTCGACATTGGCGTACTGCCGCTCTATAGCCAGGAATACGACGCCGACTATCCCGAGGTGGCGCGCCGCTTCAAGCAGCAGGTCGAAGCAGCCGATGGGCTGCTCTTCGTCACGCCCGAATACAACCGCTCGATTCCGGGCGCCCTGAAAAACGCGCTCGACTGGGGTTCGCGGCCGTGGGGCTCGAATTCGTGGCGCGGCAAGCCGGGCGCGGTGCTCGGTACGTCGCCGGGGGCGACCGGCACGGCGCTTTCGCAACAACATCTACGTAACGTGCTCGCCTATCTCGACGTCGTGCTGCTCGGTCAGCCCGAGATGTTCATCAAGCACGACACGGGCCGCATCAACGAGAAAGGCGAAATCGTCAACGAGCACACGCGCAAGTTCCTGCAAGGTTTCGTCGATACGTACGTGGCGTGGATCAAGCATCAACTCGGCCGCTGA
- a CDS encoding hybrid sensor histidine kinase/response regulator, which produces MIADRPERPDERPSLPPPADDAPFPAAPGHDFTVRRRTLLALLVAAIVLPCIYVAAMAYNDLRAREADATDTTLRTVRVAEEHALKVFDMNEALDARVVDLVRGLSDDGIRANEAQIHEKLDAIGGGYPQVAAVSIFGSDGGLLASSRYSPPPPVSIAARDDFTGIRDGRVIDHVSRVMQGRVSGETVFNMGVARLNDAGAFAGLVSVALRPGYFSSFYRDLLGPDSPMSLGLVRSDGTILAFDPPPRADASVITPRSPLGAALQRGTESGVVRMHSALLDSNVILAFRRVGAYPVYVTCAYRTPAIWAGWYRHLSVLIISMFTPSIALWCVIWLSLRRLAAEEEAWERWQAEASMRRSIESAYRQSRKMEALGNLVGSVAHDFNNLLMIVSANVQIARRRGAAGFERELSAVERALKSGQSLTRQLLGVARKQPLRNETIHVGRWLPAARELMRASLGAKVSLVVNVDDDVWPVLVDVAEFELALINLAVNARDAMPNGGRFTVRARNISFRPDEGFPLDGDFVHVTLEDTGTGMPPDVLARAFEPLYTTKSKGTGTGLGLPQVFAFCERTGGLAAIDSAIGAGTTVHLYLPRSLAEPPAQRPSEPREESAQVQHGLNVLLVEDNDEVAAGTEALLQMMGHRVTCASDAASALQRVEAPLAEGEHTPRFDLVLSDIHMPGTMNGIDLAEALQGLEPDLPVILVTGYAEELERTRNADVRVLSKPFDIALLEKMLEAIREDRQARAKRDHDATLPSPRA; this is translated from the coding sequence ATGATTGCTGACCGGCCCGAGCGGCCAGACGAACGCCCCTCCCTGCCGCCCCCCGCCGACGACGCGCCGTTTCCGGCCGCGCCCGGCCACGACTTCACGGTGCGCCGGCGCACGCTGCTCGCGCTGCTCGTCGCGGCGATCGTGCTGCCGTGCATCTACGTGGCCGCCATGGCGTACAACGACCTGCGCGCGCGCGAAGCCGACGCCACCGACACCACGCTGCGCACCGTGCGCGTGGCCGAAGAGCACGCGCTCAAGGTGTTCGACATGAACGAGGCGCTCGACGCGCGCGTGGTCGACCTCGTGCGCGGCCTGAGCGACGACGGCATCCGCGCGAACGAAGCGCAGATCCACGAGAAACTCGACGCGATCGGCGGCGGTTACCCGCAGGTGGCCGCGGTGTCGATTTTCGGGAGCGACGGCGGGCTGCTCGCGAGCAGCCGCTATTCGCCGCCGCCTCCGGTGTCGATCGCCGCGCGCGACGATTTCACCGGTATCCGCGACGGCCGCGTGATCGACCACGTCTCGCGCGTGATGCAGGGCCGGGTGAGCGGCGAGACCGTCTTCAACATGGGCGTGGCGCGCCTGAACGACGCCGGCGCGTTCGCGGGTCTCGTCTCGGTCGCCTTGCGCCCCGGCTATTTCAGCTCGTTCTACCGCGACCTGCTCGGCCCCGATTCGCCGATGTCGCTCGGCCTCGTGCGCAGCGACGGCACGATCCTCGCCTTCGATCCGCCGCCGCGCGCTGACGCGTCGGTGATCACGCCGCGCTCGCCGCTTGGCGCCGCGCTGCAGCGCGGCACGGAGTCCGGCGTCGTGCGCATGCATTCCGCGCTGCTCGACAGCAACGTGATCCTCGCGTTCCGGCGCGTGGGCGCATACCCCGTCTACGTGACCTGCGCGTATCGCACGCCGGCGATCTGGGCGGGCTGGTACCGGCATCTGAGCGTGCTCATCATCTCGATGTTCACGCCGTCGATCGCGCTGTGGTGCGTGATCTGGCTTTCGCTGCGGCGCCTCGCCGCCGAAGAGGAGGCGTGGGAGCGCTGGCAGGCCGAAGCCTCGATGCGCCGCTCGATCGAATCCGCCTATCGGCAATCGCGCAAGATGGAAGCGCTCGGCAACCTCGTGGGCAGCGTCGCGCACGACTTCAACAACCTGCTGATGATCGTCTCGGCCAACGTGCAGATCGCGCGGCGGCGGGGCGCGGCGGGCTTCGAGCGCGAACTCTCGGCGGTCGAGCGTGCGCTCAAGAGCGGCCAGTCGCTCACGCGCCAGTTGCTCGGCGTGGCGCGCAAGCAGCCGCTGCGCAACGAAACGATCCATGTGGGGCGCTGGCTGCCCGCGGCCCGCGAGCTGATGCGCGCGTCGCTGGGCGCGAAGGTGTCGCTCGTCGTCAACGTCGATGACGACGTGTGGCCCGTGCTCGTCGACGTGGCCGAATTCGAACTCGCGCTCATCAATCTTGCCGTGAATGCGCGCGACGCGATGCCCAACGGCGGCCGCTTCACCGTGCGTGCGCGCAACATCAGCTTCCGGCCCGACGAAGGGTTCCCGCTCGACGGCGACTTCGTGCACGTCACGCTCGAAGACACGGGCACAGGCATGCCGCCGGACGTGCTCGCGCGCGCGTTCGAGCCGCTCTACACGACCAAATCGAAGGGCACGGGCACCGGCCTCGGGCTGCCGCAGGTGTTTGCGTTCTGCGAGCGCACCGGCGGCCTCGCCGCGATCGACAGCGCGATCGGCGCGGGCACGACGGTGCACCTGTATCTGCCGCGCTCGCTTGCCGAGCCGCCCGCGCAACGTCCGAGCGAACCGCGCGAGGAGAGCGCCCAGGTGCAGCATGGACTGAACGTGCTGCTCGTGGAGGACAACGACGAAGTCGCGGCCGGCACCGAGGCGCTCCTGCAGATGATGGGCCACCGCGTGACCTGCGCGAGCGACGCCGCGAGCGCGCTGCAACGGGTCGAAGCGCCGCTTGCCGAGGGCGAGCACACGCCGCGCTTCGACCTCGTGCTTTCCGACATCCACATGCCGGGGACGATGAACGGCATCGATCTGGCCGAGGCGCTGCAGGGGCTCGAGCCGGATCTGCCCGTGATCCTCGTGACGGGCTACGCGGAGGAGCTCGAGCGCACGCGCAATGCCGATGTGCGTGTGCTGTCGAAGCCGTTCGACATCGCGCTGCTGGAGAAAATGCTCGAGGCGATTCGCGAGGACCGCCAGGCGCGTGCCAAGCGCGACCACGACGCGACGCTCCCGAGCCCGCGGGCCTGA
- a CDS encoding response regulator: MSLPIVIADDSLLARKVLTKALPEDWDVAISYASNGHEALAHYRAGRAAVMFLDLTMPDMTGFQVLEALQHEDLNTFVIVVSADIQPRARERVQALGAAAFVAKPVTQEALLPILKEYGLYA, from the coding sequence ATGTCCTTGCCCATCGTGATCGCCGATGACTCGCTGTTAGCCCGCAAGGTGCTCACGAAGGCGCTGCCCGAGGACTGGGACGTTGCAATTTCGTACGCGTCGAACGGACACGAAGCGCTTGCGCACTACCGCGCCGGTCGTGCGGCCGTCATGTTCCTCGACCTCACGATGCCCGATATGACGGGCTTCCAGGTCCTGGAAGCATTGCAGCACGAAGACCTGAACACGTTCGTGATCGTCGTTTCAGCGGACATCCAGCCTCGTGCCCGTGAGCGCGTGCAGGCGCTCGGCGCGGCAGCGTTCGTCGCAAAGCCGGTAACCCAGGAGGCGCTGCTGCCCATCCTGAAGGAGTACGGGTTGTATGCCTGA
- a CDS encoding chemotaxis protein CheC: protein MPDRVFTELQRDALQEIANLGMGQAATRLSGLLNAFIELSVPRVRVVAVSEAAAALREMTGIDGPVAAVRQGFRSEIKGEALVICRSGEIAELGSLVGGPYATIGDDALTEEELMFDVANALTGACVSSMLDQLGRMPVFSQPGLLGEAIMLDEVFQPGLLAWDVALLVEVNFALEDQRFRAHLVMLMAEESIHVVSRAIDALLHSL from the coding sequence ATGCCTGATCGAGTGTTCACGGAACTCCAGCGCGACGCGCTCCAGGAGATCGCCAATCTCGGCATGGGGCAGGCAGCGACGCGACTGTCGGGGCTGCTCAATGCGTTCATCGAGCTTTCGGTGCCGCGCGTGCGTGTGGTCGCCGTATCCGAGGCCGCGGCGGCGCTGCGCGAAATGACCGGGATCGACGGCCCGGTCGCGGCCGTGCGCCAGGGCTTTCGCTCGGAGATCAAGGGCGAGGCGCTGGTGATCTGCCGCAGCGGCGAGATCGCCGAGCTGGGCAGCCTGGTCGGCGGTCCCTACGCCACGATCGGCGACGACGCGCTCACCGAGGAAGAGCTGATGTTCGACGTCGCCAACGCGCTCACGGGCGCGTGTGTCTCGTCGATGCTCGACCAGCTCGGCCGCATGCCGGTGTTTTCGCAGCCGGGCCTGCTCGGCGAGGCGATCATGCTCGACGAGGTGTTCCAGCCGGGCCTGCTCGCCTGGGACGTCGCGCTGCTCGTTGAAGTCAATTTCGCGCTGGAAGACCAGCGCTTTCGGGCCCACCTCGTCATGCTGATGGCCGAGGAATCGATCCATGTCGTGAGCCGGGCCATCGACGCGTTGTTACATAGCCTATGA
- a CDS encoding sensor domain-containing diguanylate cyclase translates to MNEPAGLPTLSDLVVERVGFGIFVVDRDMSVLSWNRFMQDHSGVTAEDVIGRSIFERFPDLPRAWLTRKVESVFQLGSFAFSSWEQRPYLFQFDHDRPITGGVDYMQQDCTFMPLMRGRDVIAVCVTISDVTHVSVMQREREEAVAKLREYADRDGLTGIANRRFFEARLADEFLRWQRYGGELSMLLFDLDHFKRINDEFGHMAGDTVLRSMAQRVSGVVRKQDVFGRFGGEEFALLLPCTPLDDALYVAEKIRCTIGDEPIEVQGVIVPVTASVGAATARTGAPDYEGMINEADAALYTAKRQGRNRSVALA, encoded by the coding sequence ATGAACGAGCCAGCCGGGTTGCCAACGCTGTCGGACCTCGTCGTCGAGCGGGTAGGTTTCGGCATTTTCGTGGTCGATCGCGACATGAGCGTGCTGAGCTGGAACCGCTTCATGCAGGACCACAGCGGCGTGACGGCCGAGGACGTGATCGGCCGCTCCATCTTCGAACGCTTCCCCGATCTGCCGCGCGCGTGGCTCACGCGCAAGGTGGAGAGCGTGTTCCAGCTGGGCAGCTTTGCGTTCAGCTCGTGGGAGCAGCGTCCGTATCTGTTCCAGTTCGACCATGACCGGCCGATCACAGGCGGTGTGGACTACATGCAGCAGGACTGCACCTTCATGCCGCTCATGCGCGGGCGCGATGTGATCGCCGTGTGCGTGACCATCTCGGATGTCACGCACGTGAGCGTCATGCAGCGCGAGCGCGAGGAGGCCGTGGCCAAGCTGCGCGAATACGCCGATCGCGACGGCCTTACCGGCATTGCGAACCGGCGCTTTTTCGAAGCGCGCCTCGCCGACGAATTCCTGCGCTGGCAACGCTACGGCGGCGAGCTTTCGATGCTGCTGTTCGACCTCGACCACTTCAAGCGGATCAACGACGAGTTCGGCCACATGGCCGGCGACACGGTCCTGCGCTCGATGGCGCAGCGCGTGTCGGGCGTGGTGCGCAAGCAGGATGTGTTCGGGCGCTTCGGCGGCGAGGAATTCGCACTGCTGTTGCCATGCACGCCGCTGGACGACGCGCTCTACGTGGCGGAGAAGATCCGCTGCACGATCGGCGACGAGCCGATCGAGGTGCAGGGCGTGATCGTGCCCGTGACGGCGAGCGTCGGCGCCGCCACCGCCCGCACGGGGGCGCCCGACTACGAAGGCATGATCAACGAGGCCGACGCCGCCCTTTACACCGCAAAGCGCCAGGGGCGCAACCGCTCGGTCGCGCTCGCCTGA
- the hpnD gene encoding presqualene diphosphate synthase HpnD, with amino-acid sequence MAVSNLVVDDTQQTDAAAASSGSSFYLAMRILPPAQRDAMYQVYAFCRAVDDIADSALPRAERAAGLDQWRADIDACYAGTPRASLAALTRHIHTFGLQREDFHAMIDGMAMDAAEDICAPDEDTLDLYCDRVASAAGRLSVRIFGMQEEPGRLLSHHLGRALQLTNILRDIDEDADINRCYLPRELLAREGIAAGNPHTIAADPSLPRVCETLVQRARAHFARADAIMDAAPRAQVKAPRIMSGVYRVLLERTVDRGFDLPRTKVSKPRARLMWIVARYALF; translated from the coding sequence TTGGCCGTTTCCAATCTCGTCGTGGACGATACACAACAAACCGACGCCGCCGCCGCTTCGTCGGGCAGCTCGTTTTATCTGGCGATGCGGATCCTGCCCCCTGCGCAGCGCGACGCCATGTATCAGGTCTACGCCTTTTGCCGCGCTGTCGACGACATCGCGGACAGCGCCCTGCCGCGCGCCGAGCGCGCGGCAGGGCTCGACCAATGGCGCGCCGACATCGATGCGTGCTACGCCGGCACGCCGCGCGCTTCGCTCGCGGCGCTTACGCGTCACATCCATACGTTCGGGCTTCAGCGCGAAGACTTCCACGCGATGATCGACGGCATGGCCATGGACGCCGCCGAGGACATCTGCGCGCCCGACGAGGACACGCTCGACCTGTACTGCGACCGCGTCGCGAGTGCCGCGGGCCGGCTGTCGGTGAGAATTTTCGGGATGCAGGAGGAGCCGGGCCGCTTGCTGTCGCACCATCTGGGGCGCGCGCTGCAGCTCACCAACATCCTGCGCGACATCGACGAAGACGCGGATATCAACCGCTGCTACCTGCCGCGCGAGCTGCTCGCGCGCGAAGGAATCGCAGCGGGCAATCCGCACACGATCGCCGCCGACCCGTCGCTGCCGCGCGTGTGCGAGACGCTCGTGCAACGCGCCCGCGCGCACTTCGCGCGAGCCGACGCGATCATGGACGCCGCGCCCCGCGCGCAGGTGAAAGCGCCGCGCATCATGTCGGGCGTCTACCGCGTGCTGCTCGAGCGCACCGTGGATCGCGGCTTCGACCTGCCGCGCACGAAAGTCAGCAAGCCGCGCGCACGGCTCATGTGGATCGTCGCGCGCTACGCGCTGTTCTGA
- the hpnE gene encoding hydroxysqualene dehydroxylase HpnE, whose translation MPRLVHVIGAGLAGLATAVRLQRRGVQVALYEAAGQAGGRCRSYYDRTLSATLDTGNHLVLAGHARTLEYVRTIGAGDALSGPTEPGFAFMDIAARSRWTVRFSRSRMPFWIGDSRSRVPGTRAADYLGLLPLLFAKPGRTMAQTMRCEGVLWDRLLHPFFLTALNVEPRVGSAELAGAMLRESLTAGGDSFRPLTARGGLSSAFVDPALRMLQHGGATIRLDSPLREIVYDDAAGRVVALDFPDGRITLAPDEAVVLAVPGVAAAALVPALQAPQRHNAIVTVHYAVPAPPGLVTPMALVNGTAHWLCTAEGRLSATIHDAHGVLDLDPEEIARRVWADVAEAASLPLEPLPAWRVCADARATFAAVPDEEWRRPATRTRWNNLMLAGDWTATGLPATIEGAIRSGRKAAELLLTENLERR comes from the coding sequence ATGCCTCGGCTAGTCCACGTCATCGGCGCTGGGCTTGCGGGCCTCGCGACGGCCGTGCGGCTTCAGCGGCGCGGCGTGCAGGTGGCGCTCTACGAGGCCGCCGGCCAGGCAGGGGGACGCTGCCGCTCGTATTACGACCGCACGCTTTCGGCGACGCTCGATACGGGCAATCATCTGGTGCTGGCGGGACATGCGCGCACGCTCGAATACGTGCGCACGATCGGTGCTGGCGACGCGCTTTCCGGCCCCACCGAGCCGGGCTTCGCGTTCATGGATATCGCGGCGCGCTCGCGCTGGACGGTGCGCTTCTCGCGCTCGCGCATGCCGTTCTGGATCGGCGATTCGCGCTCGCGCGTGCCGGGTACGCGCGCCGCTGACTATCTGGGGCTGCTGCCGCTGCTGTTCGCCAAGCCAGGCCGCACGATGGCGCAGACCATGCGCTGTGAAGGCGTGCTGTGGGACCGGCTGCTGCATCCGTTTTTCCTCACGGCGCTCAATGTCGAGCCGCGCGTGGGCAGCGCGGAGCTGGCGGGCGCGATGCTGCGCGAGTCGCTCACGGCCGGCGGCGATTCGTTCCGGCCGCTGACGGCGCGCGGTGGGCTTTCCAGCGCGTTCGTCGATCCGGCCTTGCGCATGCTCCAGCACGGCGGCGCGACGATTCGCCTTGACTCGCCGCTCAGGGAGATCGTGTACGACGACGCGGCGGGCCGCGTCGTCGCACTCGATTTTCCAGACGGGCGTATCACACTCGCCCCCGACGAAGCCGTGGTGCTGGCCGTGCCCGGTGTGGCCGCCGCCGCGCTCGTGCCTGCGCTGCAGGCGCCGCAGCGCCACAATGCGATCGTCACGGTGCACTACGCCGTGCCGGCGCCGCCGGGCCTCGTCACGCCGATGGCGCTCGTCAACGGCACGGCCCACTGGCTGTGCACGGCCGAAGGGCGGCTTTCGGCGACGATCCACGACGCGCACGGCGTGCTCGACCTCGATCCCGAGGAGATCGCGCGCCGCGTGTGGGCAGACGTGGCCGAGGCGGCCTCGCTGCCGCTCGAGCCGCTGCCCGCCTGGCGTGTGTGCGCCGATGCGCGTGCGACCTTCGCTGCCGTGCCCGACGAGGAGTGGCGCCGCCCCGCGACGCGCACGCGCTGGAACAATCTGATGCTTGCAGGCGACTGGACGGCTACCGGTCTGCCCGCGACGATCGAAGGAGCGATCCGCTCGGGCCGCAAGGCCGCCGAGCTGCTCCTGACCGAAAATTTGGAACGTAGATGA
- the shc gene encoding squalene--hopene cyclase, with amino-acid sequence MNDLSQATPTEDLASSLAGADVADAPAVAMPTPSFADETAAPLASLDAAVARATDTILADQRADGHWVYELEADATIPAEYVLLVHYLGEEANLELEQKIARYLRRIQLPEGGWPLFTDGAMDVSASVKAYFALKMIGDAEDAEHMVRAREAILAAGGAEHVNVFTRILLALFGVVTWYAVPMMPVEITLLPQWFPFHLSKVSYWARTVIVPLLVLGAKRPVARNPRGVRIDELFRGAPVSVGLNARSPHQSKGWFGFFRAVDGVLRVTDPLFPTYLRQRAIDAAVAFVDERLNGEDGLGAIFPAMANAVMMYDVLGYPADHPHRAIARQSLEKLVTVHTGEAYVQPCLSPVWDTSLAAHALLETGDARAEEAARRGLEWLRPLQILDVRGDWISRREAVRPGGWAFQYANPHYPDVDDTAVVVAAMDRVDKLDNTKAYDAPIARAREWVVGMQSSNGGWGAFEPENTQYYLNNIPFSDHGALLDPPTADVSGRCLSMLAQLGELPAASEHARRAYNYLLEEQEADGSWYGRWGMNYIYGTWTALCALNAAGLAHDDPRMKRAVQWLVQIQNDDGGWGEDGTSYKLEYRGYERATSTASQTAWALLGLMAAGAVDHPAVARGIDYLQKTQQEHGLWDETRFTATGFPRVFYLRYHGYRKFFPLWALARYRNLKRAGVTRVTVGL; translated from the coding sequence ATGAACGATTTATCCCAAGCCACGCCGACCGAAGATCTGGCCAGCAGCCTCGCCGGCGCTGACGTTGCCGACGCGCCGGCCGTGGCGATGCCCACTCCCTCGTTTGCCGACGAGACGGCCGCACCGCTCGCATCGCTCGACGCCGCGGTCGCGCGCGCGACCGACACGATCCTCGCCGACCAGCGCGCCGATGGCCATTGGGTCTACGAACTCGAAGCGGACGCCACGATTCCGGCCGAATACGTGCTGCTCGTGCATTACCTCGGCGAAGAAGCGAACCTCGAGCTCGAACAGAAGATCGCGCGCTACCTGCGTCGCATCCAGTTGCCGGAAGGCGGCTGGCCGCTCTTCACCGACGGCGCCATGGACGTGAGCGCGAGCGTGAAGGCTTACTTCGCACTCAAGATGATCGGCGATGCCGAAGACGCCGAGCACATGGTGCGCGCGCGCGAGGCGATCCTCGCGGCGGGCGGCGCGGAGCACGTCAACGTGTTCACGCGCATCCTGCTCGCGCTCTTTGGCGTGGTGACGTGGTACGCAGTCCCGATGATGCCCGTCGAGATCACGTTGCTGCCGCAGTGGTTCCCGTTCCATCTTTCGAAGGTGTCGTACTGGGCGCGCACGGTGATCGTGCCGCTGCTCGTCCTGGGTGCGAAGCGCCCGGTCGCGCGCAACCCGCGCGGCGTGCGCATCGACGAGCTGTTCCGCGGCGCACCGGTGAGCGTGGGCCTGAACGCCCGCTCCCCGCATCAGAGCAAGGGCTGGTTCGGCTTCTTCCGCGCCGTGGACGGCGTGCTGCGCGTGACCGATCCGCTCTTTCCGACCTACCTGCGCCAGCGCGCGATCGACGCCGCGGTGGCGTTCGTGGACGAACGCCTGAACGGCGAGGACGGCCTGGGCGCGATCTTCCCGGCCATGGCCAACGCCGTGATGATGTACGACGTGCTGGGCTATCCCGCCGATCATCCGCATCGCGCCATCGCGCGCCAGTCGCTCGAAAAGCTGGTGACGGTTCACACAGGGGAAGCGTACGTCCAGCCCTGCCTTTCACCGGTGTGGGACACGTCGCTCGCGGCGCACGCGTTGCTGGAGACTGGCGACGCGCGTGCCGAGGAAGCCGCGCGCCGGGGCCTCGAATGGCTGCGTCCGCTGCAGATTCTCGACGTGCGCGGCGACTGGATCTCGCGCCGCGAGGCGGTGCGTCCGGGCGGTTGGGCGTTCCAGTATGCCAACCCGCACTACCCCGACGTCGACGACACGGCCGTGGTCGTGGCCGCGATGGATCGCGTGGACAAGCTCGACAACACGAAGGCCTACGACGCCCCCATCGCCCGCGCGCGCGAATGGGTGGTCGGCATGCAGAGCAGCAACGGCGGCTGGGGCGCGTTCGAGCCGGAAAACACGCAGTACTACCTGAACAACATCCCGTTCTCGGATCACGGCGCACTGCTCGATCCGCCGACCGCCGACGTCTCGGGCCGCTGCCTCTCGATGCTCGCGCAGCTCGGCGAACTGCCGGCTGCGAGCGAGCACGCGCGCCGCGCGTACAACTACCTGCTCGAAGAGCAGGAGGCCGACGGCAGCTGGTATGGCCGCTGGGGCATGAACTACATCTACGGCACGTGGACGGCGCTCTGTGCGCTCAACGCGGCCGGCCTCGCGCACGACGACCCGCGCATGAAGCGCGCGGTGCAATGGCTCGTGCAGATCCAGAACGACGACGGCGGCTGGGGCGAAGACGGCACGAGCTACAAGCTCGAATACCGCGGCTATGAGCGCGCCACGAGCACCGCTTCGCAAACGGCGTGGGCGCTGCTCGGCCTGATGGCTGCGGGCGCGGTCGATCATCCGGCGGTCGCGCGCGGTATCGACTATCTGCAGAAGACGCAGCAGGAACATGGCCTTTGGGACGAAACGCGCTTCACGGCTACGGGTTTTCCGCGTGTGTTCTATCTGCGCTACCACGGCTATCGCAAGTTCTTCCCGCTGTGGGCGCTCGCGCGCTACCGCAACCTCAAGCGCGCGGGCGTGACGCGCGTCACGGTCGGTCTGTGA
- a CDS encoding phosphorylase, protein MAFEASIAAGKGQDGVRAVFAARADLLQRALAAALKDGAAGIISFGTAGGLAPDLEPGTLVIAQAIDGPFGRVATDAAWSARMADALMASPLAAKTRRGVEAAVAAPLTGAADKAALFGACGALAVDMESHLAAAAAAAHGVPFAVCRAIVDPAWRSLPKAAMAGLRDDGTTAVFPVLRELARDPAQLGGLLRVAADAKAARQSLSAARQVLTASGAFFPT, encoded by the coding sequence ATGGCCTTCGAGGCGAGCATTGCTGCGGGCAAAGGCCAGGACGGCGTGCGCGCCGTCTTCGCCGCGCGCGCGGATCTGCTGCAGCGCGCGCTCGCGGCGGCGCTCAAGGACGGTGCGGCGGGCATCATCAGCTTCGGCACGGCGGGCGGTCTTGCGCCCGATCTCGAGCCGGGTACCCTGGTGATCGCGCAAGCGATCGACGGCCCGTTCGGGCGCGTGGCGACCGATGCCGCCTGGAGCGCACGCATGGCCGACGCGCTGATGGCCTCGCCGCTCGCCGCCAAAACACGGCGCGGCGTGGAGGCAGCCGTTGCCGCGCCGCTCACCGGTGCGGCGGACAAGGCGGCGCTGTTCGGCGCGTGCGGAGCGCTCGCCGTCGACATGGAATCGCATCTGGCCGCGGCAGCGGCAGCCGCGCATGGCGTGCCGTTCGCGGTGTGTCGTGCGATCGTCGATCCGGCCTGGCGCAGCCTGCCGAAAGCAGCAATGGCCGGCTTGCGCGACGACGGCACGACAGCGGTGTTCCCTGTCCTGCGCGAGCTGGCGCGCGACCCGGCGCAACTGGGCGGCCTGCTGCGTGTGGCGGCGGATGCGAAAGCGGCCCGCCAGTCGCTAAGCGCTGCGCGCCAGGTGCTGACGGCCAGCGGCGCCTTTTTCCCCACATGA
- a CDS encoding acyl-CoA thioesterase, protein MNFHTRKWVKPEDLNPNGTLFGGSLLRWIDEEAAIYAICQLDNQRVVTKFMSEINFVSSARQGDIIELGITATDFGRTSITLRAEVRNKITRKSILTIEKMVFVNLGADGVPAPHGRERIRYADEAYERYRQTVQTSADATVLAAANEAERLAESEDVAVH, encoded by the coding sequence ATGAATTTCCATACTCGCAAGTGGGTCAAGCCTGAAGACCTGAATCCGAACGGCACGCTGTTCGGCGGCAGCCTGCTGCGCTGGATCGATGAAGAAGCGGCGATCTACGCGATCTGCCAGCTCGACAACCAGCGCGTGGTGACCAAGTTCATGTCGGAGATCAACTTCGTGAGCTCGGCACGTCAGGGCGACATCATCGAGCTTGGGATCACAGCCACGGATTTCGGCCGCACATCGATCACGCTGCGCGCCGAAGTGCGCAACAAGATCACGCGCAAGAGCATTTTGACGATCGAAAAAATGGTGTTCGTGAACCTCGGCGCGGACGGCGTGCCGGCCCCGCACGGCCGCGAACGCATCCGTTACGCCGACGAAGCCTACGAGCGCTATCGCCAGACCGTGCAGACATCGGCGGACGCCACGGTGCTGGCGGCGGCAAACGAGGCGGAGCGCCTGGCCGAGAGCGAGGACGTTGCGGTGCATTGA